A stretch of DNA from Sphingomonas sp. SORGH_AS_0879:
CCGGGCGGCTTATCGCCATTGCGAGGATTATGATCTGTGGCTGCGGCTGGTCGATCGGACGCGCATGGCCAATCTGCCCGATCCCCTGCTCCTCTATCGTGCCTCCGCCACGCAGGTGTCGAACCGGCATGTCCTTGCCCAAAATTTCGGCGCCTCGGTCGCGCGGATCGCACGTGCCGAGCGACTCGCGGGACGCCCCGATCCGACCGACGACTGGGACAGCCTGCCCCCGATCGAGGCAATGGACGCCGCGTTCGGACGCCCCGGCCTATCCGCCCGGATCCGCGCGGACGTGACGCGCGGCATCCTGTTCTCGCCCGATGCACTGGCGGGCGAGGGCCTGTCGCTGATCGATGCGCATCTGGAGGATGTCCGACAGCAGCGGGTTCCGCCGGTCCCCGCCTTGTGGCGGACCGTCGCCCGGCTGGTCCGCCATCACCGCCCGGTCGCGGGCCTTCGGCTGGCGGCGGCGCTGGCCGCCCATGCGGTGCGGCGATGAGCGGCGCGTCGGTACGGGGGGCGGCGCTCTGGTCGATCGGGGCGCAATATATCGCCTTTGCGGTTCAGTTCATCGTCAGCGTGCTGATCTCGCGCTTCTTCCTGTCGCCCTCGGAGATGGGCCTCTATTCGATCGCGCTGTCCGCCGCGATGATGGTGTCGGCGCTTCAGGATTTCGGCATCCGGCGCTTCGTCGCGGGCGAGCGCAACCTGACCGAGGAGCAGATCAGGACCTGCTTCTCGGTGTCGGTGATCTTCGCGCTGGGCATCGGGCTGCTGATCCTGGCGCTCGCCTGGCCGGTGGCGCAATTCTACGACAATGCGCGGCTGACGCCGTTGCTGGTCATCATCGCCAGCTCCTATCTGATCGTCCCCTTCGGCATCGTGCCCAGCGCGATGCTGCAACGGCGGATGGACTATTATTCGATGTTCCTGGTCAGTGTCGGCGCGGCCCTGGTCAATGCCGCGCTGTCGCTGGGGCTGGCCTGGGCGGGCTATTCGGCCTTTGCGCTCGCCTGGGCGGCGGTCGGCCAGCAGGTCGCGCGCGCGTTGATCGGCCAGTGGCGATCGGGCATCCGGCCGCCCTTTCCGCCCAGCCTGCGCGGGCTCGGGCCGATCCTGCGCTTCGGATCGAACAGCTCGCTGCTCTATATCAGCGACGCGATCAGTTCGCGCAGCCCCGATCTGGTCGTCGGCCGCGTCCTGGGCCTGACCGCCGTGGGCCTGTTCAGCCGCGCCTCCAGCCTGGGGGCGCAATTGCAGATGCTGGTCAGCGGCGCGGTCGACGGCGTCTTCTACCCCGCCTTCGCCCGGCTGCGCGATGCGGGCGCCGATCTGGCCGCCCCCTATCAGCGGGTGGTGGCCGCCTATAGCGGCGCGACCTGGCCCGCCATGGCCTTTCTGGCGACCGCCGCGACGCCCATCGTCCTGCTGCTTTATGGTCCACGCTGGGCGGGCGTCGCGCCGCTGCTCAGCTGGATCGCAATCGGGCAGCTTTTCTTCGCCGCCATTCCACTGCATTTCGAGCTGCCTATCCTGCTCGGGCGGATCCGGCGGCTGGTGGTGGTCAACGCGCTCGACACCATCGCCTCGATCGGACTGTTGGTGCTGGGGGCCTGGATCAGCCTGGAATGGGCGGCGGCGTCGCGCATCCTCTATGGGCTGGCGTGGTTCCTGCTCTATGCGGGGTTGATGAAGCCGCTGACCGGATTCCGCTGGCGGGGAATGCTGATCGTCTATGCGCAGAGCCTTGTCGGAACGCTGGCGACGGTGGCGCCGCTGCTGGCGGTGTATCGCTGGGTCGCGCCGCCCGAGGCGGTCGGCATGGGACTGTTGAGCCTGTCCGCTGTCGCGGGGGTGCTCGCCTGGATCGCGGTGGTCTATGCGCTGCGCCATCCGATCCGGTTGGAGATCAATGCGATCGTCACCAGCCTCTGGAGCCGGATCGCGATGCGCGGGGCCGAGCGCACCGCCTGATCCAGGTCAGCCGCCCGCCTTGCCCCGGCGGCGCCCGCGACCCATAGTCGGGGGCATGAGCCCTCCCCCATCCGGTCTCGACGATCCCGAACAGGCGGCCTTCGCCTGGGCGCGGTTCCGCCGCATCATGGCGTGGATGACGATCGCCGCCGCCGTCGCGGTCGGCTTTTCGCTCGCAATCCTCGCGCATGTTTACGGCACGCTCAACTGGGTGACGGTGCTGGGGGTGATCGGTGGGATCGGTGGCATGGTGATGCTGACCGGCGCGCTGATGGGCCTGGTTTTTCTCAGTTCCGGAACCGGTCATGACGAGGATGTCGACCGGCGTTGATCCATCGCAAAAGGGCCGGTCCCCGCGTGATGCGGCGACCGGCCCTTTTTCATCAGCCCGAATAGCGGACGAGGCGGATCAGCCCGCCGCCGCCTCCGGCTCGACCGGCGCGGCCGCACGAACGCGGCGACGGCGCGGCTTTTCCTCGACGGGGGCGTCCGCTTCCGGAGCGGCGCTCAGCGCGGGGGGAAGACGATCGGCGTCGAAGCCTGCGGACTCGACCTGGTCCTGGGTCTCGACCGGGCGCTCGCGGCGCGGACGACCGCGACGACGGGGCGCCTCTTCCTCGGCCTGGGGCGCGAGCGTCTCGACCGCAGCGACCGGCTGAGCCTCTTCGGTCATGACCGGCTGCTCGGCGCGGACCTGTTCGGCGCGGACCGGGCGACGATCGTCGCGGCGCGGGCGATCCTCACGGTCGCGACGGGGACGATCGTCCCGGTTGCGGTCGTCGCGCTGCTGGTTTTCGCGCTGTTGTTGGTTTTCACGGGGCTGATTGTCGCGATACTGACGCTCGCGACGCGATTCCGCCTCGCCCTGCTGCTCGCCCGGACGGATGGGATCGCCCTCGTCGCCATAATCCTCGGCATCGTTGTCGAAGCCGTCATCGAACTGCTCGTCGCGCGGTTCCTCGCGCTGGCGGCGCTGATTCTGTTCCTCGAAGCGCGAACGGCTCTCGCTCAACACCCGGAAATAGTGATCGGCGAACTGCCAATAATATTCGGTGTTGACCCGATCGCCCTGACGCTGCGCCTCGGTCGCCAGATTCTTGTACTTTTCGTACAACTGGTTGGCGTTGCCGCGTGCGCGGTTGTCGATGCGATTGCCATTGTCGGAACGGCCGGGATTGCCACCCGGACGCTGCCCACCATTGTTGTTGCCGCCACGACCGCGACGGCGGCCGGCCTGCCGATTATTGATCAAGCTGTTCGTCCTTAGTCGTCAAACCAACAAGGTCCACTTTTCCCGGCACCGCGCGCGTCCCGCACGATGCGAAGCTCTCGCGCCCTCACCGGGCGCTTGCCACGGCCGCCGGACAGCAGCGACTGCATGACGAAGGGTATGGGCATCGGCCCGACATCAACGACCCCGAAAAACGGTGCCCCGAGATAACGGTGGGAATGCCGAATGTTCGCGTGCCCCTGCGCCCGCTCTAGCGGGTCGGACCTATGTCCTTCAAGTGAAATATGGGGCATCATCGCGATTGTTCAATGTGCCAATAGGGCACGCGGTCGCCCGCCCAGGTCGCGGTGGAGCGTGACGGCGAACCCTTGCGCCTCCAGAAGCGGGGTGACGGCCCCCGCCTGCTCATGCCCGATCTCTACCACCGCCGCGCCGCCCGGGGCGAGCAGCCGCCGCAACGCCGGGGCGAGCAGACGGTAATCGTCCAGCCCGTCGGGCCCGGCGAACAGCGCGGCGCCGGGCTCATAGTCCCGCACCTCCGCCGACAGGGGTTCGTCGGTGCCGATATAGGGCGGGTTGGTGACGATGCAGTCGAACGGGCCGGTCAGCGCCGCCGCCCAGTCGCCGCGCACGAACCGCGCCCGCTCGGACAATCCGCAGGCCGCAGCATTGGCGACCGCATAGCGCAGCGCCTCGCCCGAGCGGTCGACCCCCACCCCCTTCGCGCCCTGCCACTCGTCGAGCAGCGCGAGCAGCAACGTCCCCGGCCCGGTGCCGAGGTCGAGCAATGTCGCGGGCGGCCGATCCCCGAAATGGGCGAGCGCGGCGGCGATCAGCGTCTCGCTATCGACGCGTGGGACGAGCGCGCCGGGGCCGACCATCAGGTCCAACGTCCAGAAACCGCGCGTGCCGGTGATATAGGCGACCGGTTCCTGCGCGGCGCGGCGATCGACCAGCGACCAGAAGCTGTCGGGCACGGCGCGGGTCTGGTCGAGCAGCAGCGCGTTCCGCTCGATCCCCAGCGCATGGGCGAGCAGCAACTCGGCATCGAGCCGCGCGGTCGGCGAAAAGGGGAAACGCGCGGCGGCTTCGACCAGCGCGGTGCGGGCGTCGGTCACCTTATCAGCCGAACACCCCGGCGAAAGCCGGGGTCTGACATGAAGAGAATGGTTCGCGCAGAGGCGCGGAGGACGCAAAGATGTCTCGCCCCTGACAACGCCCGAACATGATTCGCGAGCAAAGGAAAAGGCCTTTGCCGCAGCGGGCCAACCCTCTCTGCGTCCTCTGCGCCTCTGCGCGAACTTCATCTTGCGAGATAGAGCGACACGCTTGAACACTCGTCGCCACTGAACCCCGGCCTTCGCCGGGGTGGAAGGATGAGAGGTAGCCGCAGGCGTCACCCATCGAGTGCGGCGAGCCGTTCGGCCTCATCCTCCGCCAGCAGCGCGCCGACCAGTTCGTCCAGTTCGCCTTCCAATATCTCGGGCAGGCGGTGCAGGGTCAGGTTGATCCGGTGGTCGGTCACGCGCCCTTGCGGGAAGTTGTACGTCCGAATCCGCTCCGATCGGTCGCCCGAACCGACCATCGAGCGACGGGTGCCCGCGCGTTCCGCCGCCAGCCGCTCGCGCTCCGCTTCGTACAGGCGGGTGCGCAGCACCTTCATCGCCTTGGCGCGGTTCTTGTGCTGCGAGCGTTCGTCCTGCTGGATCACGACCAGCCCGCTGGGGATGTGGGTGATGCGGATCGCCGAGTCGGTGGTGTTGACGTGCTGCCCGCCCGCGCCCGACGAGCGATAGATATCGATGCGCAGATCCTTGTCGTCGATCTGGAGGTCGACCTCCTCCGCCTCGGGCAACACCGCGACGGTCGCCGCCGAGGTGTGGATGCGCCCACCCGATTCGGTCACCGGCACGCGCTGCACCCGGTGGACGCCGGATTCGAACTTCAGCTTGGCGAAGACGCCCGCCCCCACGACCGAGGCGACGACCTCCTTATAGCCGCCCGTGTCGGGCACCGAGGCGGACATGACCTCGACCCGCCAGCCCTGCCGCTCGGCATAGCGCTGGTACATGCGGAACAGGTCGCCCGCGAACAGCGCCGCCTCGTCCCCGCCGGTCCCGGCGCGGATTTCCAGCATCGCCGCGCGCTCGTCGGCGGCGTCGCGGGGCAGCAGCGCAAGGGCCAGCGTCCGATCCGCCTCGGCCAGCGCGGTGCGGTTGGCGTGCAGTTCCTCCGCCGCCATCTCGCGCAACTCGTCGTCACCGTCCTGCGCCATGAAGGACAGGCTGTCGGCCTCCTGCCGCAGACGCCGCACCTCGGCGGCGGCGTTGGCGACGGGTTCCAGTTCGGCATATTCCTTCGACACCGCGACGAAGCGGTCCGAGGGCAGGTCGCCGGTGGCCATCATCGCCTGGAGTTCGTCGCGTCGCGCCTCGATCTGGGCGATGCGTTCGGCGGAGATGGTCTTCATGGCGTCGTCAGACGCTGCGCCAATGAGGGAAGCGCCGCGCCATGCTCGGTCGCAGCTTCGTCATCGAACAGCAGGTCGAAGATACTCTCCGCGACCGATTCCAGCGGCACCGTGACCTGATCGCCGGTCTTCAACGCCTTCACCTGCACCTGGCCATTCGCCAGTTCGTCATCGCCCAGGATCAGCGCATAGCTGGCGCGCTGGTCATTGGCCTTGGCCATGCGACGCTTCATGTTGCCACGAAACGCCATGTCGGTGGCGACGCCCGTGCGGCGCAACTCGGCCACCAGCCCGGTCGCGCGCAACTCCGCCGCCGCGCCCATCGGCACCACGACCGCATCGATGACCGGCCTGGGCGGTTCGTCGAGCAGCATCGCCAGCCGCTCGACCCCAGCCGCCCAGCCCACGCCCGCCGTGGCGGGGCCGCCGAGCGACTCGATCAGCCCGTCATAACGCCCCCCCGCCAGCACGGTGCCCTGCGACCCCAGCCGGTCGGTCACGAACTCGAACGCGGTGTGGCGATAATAATCGAGGCCGCGCACCAGCCGCGCATTGCGCGTCCAGGCCACGCCCGCCGCGTCCAGCCCCGCCGTCACCGCCTCGAAAAAGGCACGGGCTTCGGGCGTCAGATAGGCATCGATATCGGGTGCCGCATCGGCGATCGGCCGGTCGCGCGGGTCCTTGGAATCGAGGATGCGCAGCGGATTCTTCTCCAGCCGCACCAGGCTGTCCTCGGACAACGCGCCCCGATGCGCCTCGAAATGCGCGACCAGCGCGTCGCGCCACGCATCGCGCGTTTCGGCATCGCCCAGCGTGTTGAGTTGCAGCGTCACGCCCTCGGCGATGTTCAGTTCGCGCAGCAACTGGTCGGCCATCACCAGCAACTCGACATCCGCCGCCGGTTCGGGCGCGCCCAGGATTTCGGCGTCGATCTGGTGGAACTGGCGATACCGCCCCTTTTGCGGGCGCTCGTACCGGAACACCGCGCCCGACGTCGCCAGCTTCAAGGGCGCATATTGCTGCCACCCCTCGGTCAGGTACGCGCGGGCGATCCCGGCGGTGAACTCCGGCCGCAGGGTCAGCAGGTCGCCGCCGCGATCGGGGAAGGTGTACATCTCCTTCGACACGACATCGGTCGTCTCGCCGATCGAGCGGGCGAAGACCTGCGTATCCTCGAACACCGGCAGGTCGAGCCGCTGGAAGCCGTAGAGTTCGTGGACATACTCGAAAGTGCGCAGCACCTCCGCAAAGCGGCGCTGCTCGTCGCCGAAGATGTCCTGCGTGCCGCGCACGCGCTTGGGGGTTTCGATCCGTGCCATAGAGGTGGCGGTATCTAGGGTAGCGAAGCCCCGTGCGCTAGAGTGCGATCACGCCTCGCTCGCCAACCAGTCCGCCAGCGCGAGTTCGTCGGTGGCACGGGTTTCGGCGCACATGCTGTGCCGCATGATCTCCAGCGCCCAGCGGCGATGCGAATCGCTCTCGCTCGCCACCGTGTCCGCCGGCACCCACAGGTCATATTCGCGCATATGCGCATCGGCGGCGGTGAACAGGACACAGATATCGGCCGCCACCCCGGTCAGGATCAACCGGCTGACGCCCAGTTGCGGCAGCAGCACCGGCAGATTGGTCGCGTAGAAGCCCGAAAATTGCGGCTTCACCACGAAGTAATCGCGGTCGCGCGGGCGCAGCGCCTCGATCAGCGCGCGGCCCGGACTGTCCTCCCGCGCGCAATGATCCACGATCGAGGAGCGCTCGGAATGCCAATGGCCGAAATTGTCGTTGACGTAGAGCACCGGAACCCCGGCGGAGTCCGCCTCGTCCCGAAGGGCGACGATCCGCGCGGCGGCGGCCTCGGCGGGCTCACGAAGATGCTCGCCGCCCTCGAAATCGAGGTCGTTGATCATGTCGATGATGATCAGCGCGGCGGAATGGGGTGCGGAATCGGCCATGGGCGATCATGGCATGATCGGACGGCGGCCGCGTTGATGTACCTTAGTGACCGGCCCCCTCGCCGTCCGGCACGGCGAGGGGGAGGCGCGGCATCAGGCCTTCAGGCCCTTGGCCATGTTGAGATGCGCGGTGACGGTCGGGATCAGGCCGGTCGCGAAGGTCTTGAGCGGCGCGGACTCGCCCGTCGCGGCATAGGCCTTGAGCGTGTCGAGCGTCTGTTGATGCCCGGCGGTCTGCTCCGCGATATAGGCCTGGTCGAAGGCGGTGCCGTTCAGGCCCTTCAACTGGTCCAGCTTCTGCTGCTGCTCGGCGTTCAGCGTGGGATCGGGGGTGATCGCCGGGGTGGCCGAACCCGCCGCGGTCTTCAGCTTGGCGGTCGAGGCGGTGTGCGCCTCGATCATCGTGCGCGCATAGCTCTTGACCGACGCCGATGCGCCGTTGGTCAGCGCCAGCTTCGACGTCTCGATCTCGAAGGCATCGCTCGCCGCCGCCGCATTGGCGAAGACCTGCGCCGCGGGCAGCGCCGCCGGGGTGGCCTCGGCCATCGCATTCCCCTCGGCCATGCCATTGGTGCTCATGGTGTCGGCGGTCATGCCGTTCTGCGCCTGGGGCTCGCTGCGGTTACAGCCCGCAAGGGCCAACAGGGCGGCGGCGCCGAGAGCGGTTGCGCGAATGCTCATGCCAATAAGCTCCTAAGATGTTTCGTCAAACCGTGTAAGCGCGCCGTGACGCAGGACGTTCCGTCGCATCCGGACCCGAAAGCCGATCGCATCGTTTGAACCTGGCAACGCCGCTGGGGCGAGATGATGAAGGAACCCGCGTTATGAGCATCTTCGGCAATATTCTGGGCAAGATCTTCCACCACGGCGCGGCCAAGCCCGCCGGAGCGGCCCCGACGCCCGCCCCCGCACCGACCACGACCCAGGCCGCGCCGCAGCAACCCGCTCCCGCCCCGGTGGCCGATGCCGCACCCGCCGCACAGTCGGTCGATGTCGGCGCGGTGCTGAGCGAAATGGCGGCGATGAAGAATGGCGGCGGCAACTATCAAAGCTCGATCGTCGACCTGCTCAAGCTGCTCGACCTGGATTCCAGCCTGGCCGCACGCAAGGAACTGGCCAACGAACTGGGCGTCCACGCCGCCGAGGACGGCTCCGCCGAGCAGAATATCGCACTCCACAAGGCGGTGATGGCCAAGCTGGCCGAAAATGGCGGCATCGTGCCGGACAGCCTGCGCAACTAAGGTCGGATCAGGCCTCACCGACACGCATGCCGCACCGCCCTCCTGCCTTCCCTGCAAGGATTCCTCTGCGAAATTCATCCACCACCAACCCGGCGAAGGCCGGGGTCCAGTGACGTCACGATGGGAGTGACTTGCCAACGCCTTCCCAACTGGATTCCGGCCTTCGCCGGGTTGGTCTGGCGGGTTTTGCAACGATCCCCTTCCAGGGGAGGAAAAGGACCGTTGCCCATCCGTCCTGTTCAGGGAGTCGGCTAACGGCATCCGACAGCGATAGCCAAGTGAGGCGTGACGGGATTACATCCGGCTCATGACCACCACCCGCTGGCAGCGCCTGACGACCCGTATCGGCGACCGGATCGCACCGCCGCGTTTCCTGGCCTTCGCGCTGATCCTGATCGTATCGGCCATGCTCCTCGTTCCGCCGCTAGGGCTGACGCGGGGCATATTAGCCGGCTTCGATATCGCCGCCTTCCTGTTCCTCGTCTCGCTCATTCCCCTGTTGCGGCAGGGCGAGGCGGCGAAGATGCGGCGGCGCGCGGCACGGAACGATGCCAATCGCGCGGTCCTGCTGGTCTTCTGCGGCATCGTGCTGTTCGTCATCCTGATCGCGGTCGGGGGCGAGTTGCGCGGGCGGAGCAGCCCCGTCACCGTCGCGCTGGTCGTCGGCACGCTGATCCTCGCCTGGCTGTTCTCCAACATCGTCTATGCGCTGCATTATGCGCATCTCTTCTACAGCGCGGGGGACAAGGGGGATGTCGGCGGCCTCGACTTTCCCGACACGGCGGAGCCCGATTACTGGGACTTCCTCTATTTCTCGGTGACGCTCGGCATGACCTTCCAGACCTCCGACGTGTCGATCGCCTCGCGACGGATGCGGCGGGTGGTGACGGGCCAGTGTCTGGCCGCCTTCATCTTCAACCTGGGCGTGATTGCCTTCACCGTGAATGTGCTGGGCGGCGGCGGCGGATAAGGCCTAGCCACGGCGCGCGGGGAAAAGGTCTGGACGACTGGCCTATCGGGTGCCTAACCTGCCCGCATCTCTCTTCGCCGCAAAAGGCTCTCCATGATCCGTCCCGTCTTTCGTTCCCTGATCGTCGCGTCCCTGGTTTCGACCGCCGCCGTCTCGCTCGCGCAGGTGCCGTCGGGCAATTCCGCCCCCGCCGGTCCCCTGCCCTTCGTCAACACGATCCCCGATGCAGTCGACACCCCCTATCCGGGCACGATCAAGCTGGTGGTCGACGCCACCGATACCGAGCGCGGCATCTTTCGCATGAAGGAGACGATCCCCGTCGCCAAGGCGGGGCCGATGGCGCTGCTCTTCCCGAAATGGCTGCCCGGCGCGCACAATCCGCGTGGCGAGATCGAGAAGCTGGCGGGCCTGGTCATCAAGGCCAATGGCCGCATCCTGCCCTGGACGCGCGACCCGGTCGATGTCTTCGCCTTTCATATCGACGTGCCCGCGGGCGCGAAGCAACTCGACCTGGAGTTCCAGTTCCTGTCGGCAACCAAGCCCGACCAGGGCCGCATCGCCGTCACCCCGACGATGATCTCGCTGCAACCCAATTCGGTCAGCCTCTACCCGGCGGGCTATTATACCCGACAAATCCCGATCCAGATGACCGCGATCTTCCCCGCAGGCTGGACGGCGGCGGGCGCGGTTCCGGCCAAGGCGTCGGGCTCGACCTACACCTATGACACGACCAATTACGAAATCCTGGTCGATTCCCCGGTGCTGGCGGGCAAATATGGCAAGGTCTTCCCGCTGACCCCGCGCGTCAACCTGAACGTCTTCGCCGACAACGCCGCCGAGTTGAACGCCAAGCCCGAACAGATCGCCGCGCACCAGCGGCTGGTCGATCAGGCGGTCAAGGCGTTCGGCGCACAGCATTACGATCATTATGAATTCCTGCTGTCGATCAGCGACCAGCTCGGCGGCATCGGCCTGGAGCATCACCGTTCGTCGGAGAATGGCGTGACGCCGGGCTATTTCACCGAATGGGATTCGGGGCCGGGCCGCCGCAACCTGCTGCCGCACGAATTCACCCATAGCTGGGACGGCAAGTTCCGGCGCGGGGCCGATCTGTGGACCCCCGATTTCCGCACGCCGATGCGCAATTCGATGCTGTGGGTCTATGAGGGGCAGACGCAATTCTGGGGCTATGTGCTCCAGGCGCGGTCGGGGATGGTGTCGAAGCAGGATACGCTGGACCAATATGCATCGATCCTGGGCATCTACGACACCGCGCCCGCGCGGCAGTGGCGCGACCTGATCGACACCACCAACGACCCGATCATCTCGTCGCGCAAGCCCAAGGGCTGGACGAGCTGGCAGCGGTCGGAGGATTATTACAATGAAGGCCTGATGGTCTGGATGGAGGTCGATGCGATGCTCCGCCAGAAGTCGAACGGCACCAAGTCGATCGACGATTTCGCCAAGGCCTTTTTCGGCATCCGCAACGGCGACTGGGGCGAGGTGACCTACACCTTCCAGGATGTCGCCGACACGCTGAACGCGATCGTGCCCTATGACTGGGCGGGCTTCCTGACCAAGCGCCTGACCGAAACCGGCCAGCCCGCGCCGATCCAGGGCTTCGCGATGAACGGCTACAAGCTGGTCTACACAGCCGAGCCGACCCCGACCTTCAAGCAGAACGAGAAGGGCCGCACCGATGTCAGCTACTCGCTGGGCATGGTCGTCTCGAACAGCGGCGACGTCACCAGTTCGATTTGGGACAGTCCGGCGTTCAAGGCGGGGATCGATGTCGGCACGCAGATCCAGGCGGTGAACGGCGAAAGCTATTCGGGCGACCGTCTGAAGGCCGCAATTCTGGCCGCCAAGGATCCCGCCAGGCCGGTCAAGTTGTTGATAAAGAACCAGGATCGCTTCCGCGAAGTGACGCTCGCCTATACCGGCGGCCCGCGCTATCCGCGTCTGCAGAAGGTGGGGACCGGCGAAACCGGGCTGGACCGTTTGCTGACCGCACGCTGACGTCTTTCTGACGAGGGCGTCACTGCCCTCTATCGACACCCTATGGCGGGTTGCGCTATCGCGCCCGCCATTGTTTTTCCACCGGAACCCGGTTCCGGTCCATTGGCAAAGAAAGACTGACCGATGCGCATCGACCTCATTCCCGTCGGCAAGAGCCCGCCCGACGACATCAACGTCGTGATCGAAGTGCCCACCGGTGGCGAGCCGGTGAAGTATGAGTTCGACAAGGCGAGCGGCGCGCTGTTCGTCGACCGCATCCTGCACACGCCGATGCGCTATCCGGCGAATTACGGCTTCGTGCCGCACACCCTGTCGCCCGATGGCGATCCGCTCGACGCGCTGGTCGTGTCGCGCACGCCCTTCATTCCGGGCTGCGTCGTGCGCGCGCGCCC
This window harbors:
- a CDS encoding M61 family metallopeptidase, with translation MIRPVFRSLIVASLVSTAAVSLAQVPSGNSAPAGPLPFVNTIPDAVDTPYPGTIKLVVDATDTERGIFRMKETIPVAKAGPMALLFPKWLPGAHNPRGEIEKLAGLVIKANGRILPWTRDPVDVFAFHIDVPAGAKQLDLEFQFLSATKPDQGRIAVTPTMISLQPNSVSLYPAGYYTRQIPIQMTAIFPAGWTAAGAVPAKASGSTYTYDTTNYEILVDSPVLAGKYGKVFPLTPRVNLNVFADNAAELNAKPEQIAAHQRLVDQAVKAFGAQHYDHYEFLLSISDQLGGIGLEHHRSSENGVTPGYFTEWDSGPGRRNLLPHEFTHSWDGKFRRGADLWTPDFRTPMRNSMLWVYEGQTQFWGYVLQARSGMVSKQDTLDQYASILGIYDTAPARQWRDLIDTTNDPIISSRKPKGWTSWQRSEDYYNEGLMVWMEVDAMLRQKSNGTKSIDDFAKAFFGIRNGDWGEVTYTFQDVADTLNAIVPYDWAGFLTKRLTETGQPAPIQGFAMNGYKLVYTAEPTPTFKQNEKGRTDVSYSLGMVVSNSGDVTSSIWDSPAFKAGIDVGTQIQAVNGESYSGDRLKAAILAAKDPARPVKLLIKNQDRFREVTLAYTGGPRYPRLQKVGTGETGLDRLLTAR